One part of the Streptomyces sp. NBC_00286 genome encodes these proteins:
- a CDS encoding LOG family protein, producing the protein MQTMPAHAAHHQDNEIETLEEFDAIVSARGTLAGFRVQAIDLTDRTRELLTTDTAGAVFLGCPMREEAAAKVRAAGALVFPPVPDLPFDPYRGHVYTPGELFASLDKGYEATPDALAYTWFQQTKADGDVYASMLRSVHDDSVSDALDELLRGTRVVGVMGGHAMRRGTETYEGAARLGRALARAGFTVATGGGPGAMEAANLGAYAAPYEDAMLQEACQLLGKAPSFTPSITEWARSAFEVRERWPKGNHSVGIPTWFYGHEPPNAFASHIAKYFANATREDGLLARSNAGVVFLPGAAGTVQEVFDNATPNYYESRGEPTPMVLVDRAHWTERLPVWPLLQSLARNRSMEPRIALVDHVEEAPEALVRLAETSVG; encoded by the coding sequence GTGCAGACTATGCCCGCCCATGCGGCCCACCACCAAGACAACGAGATCGAGACCCTCGAAGAGTTCGACGCGATCGTCTCCGCGCGCGGGACTCTCGCCGGGTTCCGCGTCCAGGCCATTGATCTGACGGACCGTACGCGGGAGTTGCTCACCACCGACACCGCGGGGGCCGTCTTCCTCGGCTGCCCGATGCGCGAGGAGGCGGCGGCGAAGGTCCGCGCCGCCGGCGCCCTGGTCTTCCCGCCGGTCCCGGACCTGCCCTTCGACCCGTACCGCGGTCATGTCTACACGCCCGGTGAGCTGTTCGCCTCGCTCGACAAGGGGTACGAGGCGACGCCGGACGCCCTCGCCTACACCTGGTTCCAGCAGACCAAGGCCGACGGCGACGTCTACGCGTCGATGCTGCGCTCCGTCCACGACGACTCCGTCTCCGACGCCCTCGACGAACTGCTGCGCGGGACACGGGTGGTGGGTGTGATGGGCGGCCATGCGATGCGCCGCGGCACGGAGACGTACGAGGGCGCGGCTCGGCTCGGGCGCGCGCTGGCACGGGCCGGCTTCACGGTGGCGACGGGCGGCGGTCCGGGCGCCATGGAGGCGGCGAACCTGGGCGCGTACGCGGCTCCGTACGAGGACGCGATGCTCCAGGAGGCCTGCCAACTCCTGGGCAAGGCACCCTCGTTCACGCCCTCGATCACCGAATGGGCACGGTCCGCCTTCGAGGTGCGCGAGCGCTGGCCGAAGGGCAACCACTCGGTCGGGATCCCCACCTGGTTCTACGGCCATGAGCCGCCGAACGCCTTCGCCTCCCACATCGCCAAGTACTTCGCCAACGCCACCCGCGAAGACGGTCTGCTGGCCCGCTCGAACGCGGGCGTCGTCTTCCTGCCGGGCGCCGCCGGCACCGTACAGGAGGTCTTCGACAACGCAACACCGAACTACTACGAGTCCCGCGGCGAGCCGACCCCCATGGTCCTGGTCGACCGCGCCCACTGGACGGAGCGGCTGCCGGTGTGGCCACTGCTCCAGTCGCTGGCCAGGAACCGCTCGATGGAGCCGCGGATCGCGCTTGTGGACCACGTCGAGGAGGCACCGGAGGCATTGGTCCGGCTGGCTGAGACAAGCGTGGGCTGA
- a CDS encoding maleylpyruvate isomerase family mycothiol-dependent enzyme codes for MTQLGVDLGHDRYCDEIVAQTALLREHLKDADLAVTVPTCPDWTLRELAVHVGGAHRWVEHIVRTGATEEVQDSQVPDFAGPEHDDPAALDAWLAEGAEKTAATLRTAGPEAAAWTWSWERTAGFWARRMTLETVIHRADAAIAAGAPYELAPELAADAIDEWLQIVRYAQQVMPQHAASELRGSRRSIHLHATDTPAELNAEWFIQLTEDGVTWRRDHEKATVALRGPLTDVLLAFYRRLPLDGGKLEVLGEPGLLGFWLERATFE; via the coding sequence ATGACGCAACTCGGAGTCGATCTCGGACATGACCGCTACTGCGACGAAATCGTCGCGCAGACCGCGCTGTTGAGGGAGCACCTGAAGGACGCTGATCTCGCAGTCACGGTCCCGACCTGTCCGGACTGGACCCTGCGGGAACTCGCCGTGCACGTGGGCGGCGCACACCGCTGGGTCGAGCACATCGTGCGTACGGGGGCGACCGAGGAGGTCCAGGACTCCCAGGTGCCCGACTTCGCGGGGCCCGAGCACGACGACCCCGCCGCTCTCGACGCCTGGCTGGCCGAGGGCGCCGAGAAGACCGCCGCGACCCTGCGCACCGCCGGGCCCGAGGCCGCCGCCTGGACCTGGTCCTGGGAGCGGACGGCCGGTTTCTGGGCGCGGCGTATGACGCTGGAGACGGTGATCCACCGCGCGGACGCGGCGATCGCGGCGGGTGCGCCCTACGAGCTCGCGCCCGAGCTGGCTGCCGACGCGATCGACGAGTGGCTGCAGATCGTCCGGTACGCGCAGCAGGTGATGCCGCAACACGCGGCGAGCGAACTCCGCGGCTCACGCCGCAGCATCCACCTCCACGCAACCGACACCCCGGCCGAGTTGAACGCCGAATGGTTCATCCAGCTCACGGAGGACGGCGTGACCTGGCGCCGCGACCACGAGAAAGCGACAGTCGCGCTACGCGGGCCACTCACCGACGTACTGCTCGCCTTCTACCGGCGACTCCCGCTGGACGGAGGGAAGTTGGAGGTCCTGGGAGAGCCGGGGCTACTGGGGTTCTGGCTGGAGCGAGCCACGTTCGAGTGA